Genomic window (Nymphaea colorata isolate Beijing-Zhang1983 chromosome 1, ASM883128v2, whole genome shotgun sequence):
GGGATGCTAATAAGAATATTCTTTGTCTAAAGGAATTTCAAACAAATAGATATTGGACATTGATTgggattttttatgtttttgttacTTGCATGCTCTTGAGCTTCTGCCGCTACAGGGATTTCTTCTTATGCTATGCTGTAACCTGtatgtatgaactatgaagcTAGTGGCAATGCTTTTTTGTGTCAGCTGTTTTGCTGTTCCAAGTCATGGGAGATGCATGAAGCATCAATGTCAGATTTGAGGCATCGTATCCTCCCTCCAAATTTCTTGGCTGAGAATCCAAAGGAAGCGGGTTTCTGTCTTTGGCTGCTCCATCCCGAGCCACTATCTCGACCTAAAGCGAGGTATGTACTTAGGGGAAGCACTTTTTTTGGTAGAGTTCCTTTAATATGTGTACCATAGACCATAGTACGTTGTTAAGACAAATTCCAGAATGTAGCATCTTCCCTTTCAATGCAAAATAGTTGCAAATTCGAAAACTGCACCACCAAATGGAGGGTGATACATATATTTCCAGCTATGAACATCACGTGTTGGCAAAACATGGTAATAAGCAATAACACCATAGAGAATCAATATTAGGGGAAGAATGGGTGAGAGAAGACATCACATCGCATGTGTTTGATTGTATTTATGGTAATATTAGGGGAAAAAGGGGCAGGACATCACATGGTATGTGTTGGTCTAAATAGTGGCTCTTAAGAGGTGCTTAAATGGTGGTCAAGCTAAGACAGACTTTTGACTGGACTGTACATTCCTCATTGAAACATGGTTTTTAAACATAGTTAAGGGCATCCCATGACATGTTCTGCCAAACTTGCTTAAAAGCCTCCTTTTCTAAAAATTTCTGTTGCATCCTTGGGTGCGACTGAAATGGGGGAAGAGAACATCTCAGACATTCTCTTCCATCTCTCAGGCACACCTTACTGTGTCTTGTTAACATGGGATTACTTTTCCCCTCATGGTATCGTATATGTTAAGTAGAAGTTTCGCTTATTCATGTTAAgtaggaaagagagagagagatggttttTTTTGCTAGTGTGTGGCTGCCTTTTTACTATAATTATTCCTCCAGAAGATGACAACACTGCCAATGTACTAAGGGAAAACTATTTTTTACATAAGCAGAATTAAGATGAACATTTGAGAACCTGGTGTTGTTGGTATTGGCAGAAGCAAAAGGTATGAGGTCGTAACATTTATTGGTCATGCAACAAAAAGAGATGGCCAGGATTGTTTCTGTGTTGTGGAGTCATGCTAAAGTATAGCAAAACTGACTGTCTACCACGGCTGTCCTTTGACAGTATAgtaagaagaataaaaaaaaatcattgttgaagaaaataaagatgaaTGAACAAGAAAACTATTAGTAATTTTCACTAAGCAAGAATGACTGATAAGATTTATGCTACTGTATCGAGCATGTTTGCAGGACTATATTCTTTTTTcgatttttatattgaaatttatacataattacatatttttattatttaaaatttgaacataTTTATTGAgttaaaaatcaaagaaattcaTCCTGTTTTTGGCTTTTACTGATATAATCCAGCTTCTGTTTTTTGATCCTTGTTCAGATCTGTGTTCACAACATTACTTTGAGTGATTCTATGGGAGCTATGTCACAAAAACACTTAACAGACATTGTCGGAAGAACACTTTATAgacattttttgtattaaacCTGTATGTCATGCAATCAACGTAGTCTCATTCAGCTTATTTGAACAATATGCATTGgaaatttttatgaaatttgcATTTATTCTATCTTTATTTGGACTGATTTATTGGTGTTTTAATTATAATATGGTAGCAATTGTTGCTTACAGTTTTCATCTAAAATGctgtttagagagagagagaaagagagcaatTTCATGTGTTTTATTTGGTAAATAGCATAGGCCTCCAGAGAATGGAAGTCTTGATTGTCTACCTTATCAAGTTAGTGTAAGTTTGGCATCTCTGCTTAGACATGGAGGCTTCTCATTTTTCATCCTTTGGTATAACAAACAGGGAAGTGCTGCAATCAGGTTTGATCTTTGAATCACCTGAGATCTCAGGGGAAAATAATTCATCTCTATCTCTTGATGAAGAGGATGTTGAATCAGAGTTGCTGCTGCATTTCCTTTTACCTTGAAAGAGCAGAAGCACACACTATCCTGTAAGCTGGTTGAAGATATCGGAAGTCTAGAAGCAGATATATTGGAAGTTGAGAGAAGGCAAGCACTGTTGCAAGGTAATTCCTTTCTGCCGAAGTCACACAAGGAGGATAAAGCAGGCGATGACTTGAGAACTCAAATTCAGGATATCACTGAAAATCTAGGTTCAACATGTCAAAATAAAGAATCTTTGGCAACAAATGTGGGAGGTTCCTCTTGGTCACCTATCTCATGTTCTAATGAAGCCAGGATATTAAAGAATATTAGTCAGTTAGAGGATGCATATTTTTCCATGCGTTCAAAACTTAAGCTTGCTGAAAGTGAGAATGTAACACGGACAGACAGGGACGTGCTGAGGAATCAAGATAGATGCTCCTCACCGTCAGCTGATAGTGCTGAGGGTTCTAAGGATTCTGAAATAGAGGACACACGTGGAGCTTTTTTTGATGGCTTCTGTAGGTATGCACGATACTCTAAGTTTGTAGTACGTGGTGTTCTAAGAAATGGCGATCTCCTCAATTCTGCAAATGTTATTTGCTCTTTGAGTTTTGACCGTGATGAGGAGTATTTTGCTGCTGCTGGTGTATCAAAGAAGGTCAAGATCTTCGAGTTCCAGTCCTTAATGAATGGGATGGTTGACATTCACTACCCTGTGATTGAGATGTCAAGCAGATCTAAGCTCAGCTGTGTATGCTGGAATAGCTATATTAAAAACTACTTGGCATCAACTGATTATGATGGTGTAGTTCAGGTTTGTCTTCAATATCTACTGGAAAAAAATAATTGGTGAAAATGTTTCTCATGCTGATAGTTTATTCATTGTTTTTAGGAATCATAAATAGTGATTCTGTTAATTCCTTCTGCTTTATCTTGCAACTTCTATTTTCTTCCCAGCTCTCTAACATGCACACCTAAATCAAACCACTCTTCTTATTAAGGAGGCCTAACCAGCTCGTCTCATCTTGtctttcttgaaaatatttaaaatactGAAATAGAACAGGAAAAGCCAGGAACTAGAAGTCTATTTAAGAAATCTGAAGCTGGTCGTTTCTGCAACTGTTTCACACATTTATTGATTTATGTCATGCTTCATTCCATTGTGTTCTTGTTTAACATGTGCTTCAATATGTAAACTGTTGGTAAAGAATTGAAAAACCTCATAGTTGTCCTGAATGAAACCAAATTGCTTTgacaaggaaatgaaaattaGGGACGGAAGTGCAATgttacaaaggaaaaaaagcacttgataattgatattattttgaAGTTGAGGAAAAATTACCTTGGATTAGACAAACTTTATCTCAACCTGGAACCATAGCTGGACAGTTGAATTAATTTGTAAAATTTGCAATAAGTTGCAGGTTTGGAAGGTAGACAATTAAGCTGGACAATGTAATTAATTTGTAAAATTTGCAATAAGTTGCAGGTTGGAAGTTAGATACCTAACTGAATCGTTGGAATAAGAGACCACTAATGAAGTAAAAAATTAGTTTGTGATGACTTTTTTGTACTTTTAGATTGTAATTTTTGCTTGATTACAATTTGCGTGCATCCTTGATTAAGGATCTgatctgtttcattttttggtgTGGTACATCTTTCTCAGCTATGGGATGCAAACAGTGGGCAGGGATTTATGAACTACGGAGAGCACCAAAAGAGAGCATGGTCTGTTGATTTTTCTGTAACTGATCCAACAAAGTTGGCCAGCGGAAGTGATGACTGTTCTGTGAAACTTTGGAGCATCAAAGAGGTAtctgttttcacttttctgTTAATTACACTGCTTTTGTTTATGGATCTTAATAAGCAAAGATATGCAAATCAAATAAGAATCCACTCTGGTTCTTTCCAGTGGAACATAGGTGTGGAGCTTATTGAATGATTGTAAAATAAGGTCCATTCTGATTTTGCCAGCCTTGTATAGCTTTGTCATGACCTGTCCACTTGCAAATGAGGAACTGGAGATGCATTAATCATCTCTCTAGAAGATTGTCAACTAGTGTTCGTTTATATTTTATAGCTTGGCAGCCAATTGATTTCTTTGGTTCTATATGAGAAGCCATTGGAAAAATATAGGAGAAAGGCATTATTTTGAAAGtggctttttttctttctaatttccATATAGGAATGTGATTGTTTGATCATTAAAGGAACTAATTTTTACGTGATTTTGATAACTTTGAAGAAAGtttgcttttcaaaatttgcaGCTCACccaaattcttttcttttcattttgtttacaGAAAAACTCTATCGGCACAATAAGAAACCATGCAAATGTCTGTTGCGTCCAATTTTCCCCATATTCCACACATTTGTTGTCCTTTGGCTCAGCTGATTACAAGGTCTTCTGTTATGATCTTCGAAATACAAGAGTACCATGGTGCACGTTAGCTGGACATGAGAAAGCTGTCAGTTATGTGAAATTCTTGGATGCGAGCACAGTCATTTCAGCATCCACTGATAATAAACTGAAGATATGGGATCTCAATAGAACAAATTACTCTGGTCTCTCTTCCAGTGCTTGCAGTTTGACCTTGAAGGGTCATACAAATGAAAAGGTTTGTGTTCTAGTTTctgaaataatttttcaaaacagttATCTTTATGCTGATGAagatataaataattttatttttcagaacTTTGTGGGCCTCTCTGTTTCTGATGGGTATATTGCATGTGGGTCTGAAACAAACGAGGTACTTTTTTTAACTTAAGTCTCACTTTGTCTACTTATCTCTTGCAAATGACACTTTAGTATGCTAGAAAATTCGAAAGAATATGTGTGGTACTTGCTTGATCATGACTCATCAAATTCAACGAAGataaattttggttttagtgGATTCCTAAACATTAAACAATCTGAACAAGTGTTGCTTATTCATGCTACCTCTCCCACAGGTTTATGCCTACCATAGGTCTCTTCCTATGCCGATAACTTCTCACAAGTTTGGTGCTTTGGATCCAGTGTCGGGGCAAGAGATAGGTGATGATAATGGGCTGTTTGTTTCTAGTGTTTGTTGGAGGGCAAAGTCAAACATGGTTGTTGCTGCAAACTCCAATGGTAATATTAAGCTGTTGGAGTTAGTTTAGTATGGGCATGAGTTCCTCAAGGAGTTTCATGGTTGAAAGTTAAAATCCCCAAAAAAGGTCTTGTTGCGGCCTTTGTCAATTTCCATATCTCTGTCACATGGACAAAGCAGCACGATAAGGGTCATCTACTTCCAGAATTTCTGAAAGACATAAAGGAGCCTGTACAGGGTGCTTTAGTGACATAAACCCAGTACCATACATTGGGCCTCCCCTTGTTGTTGGCTGACGTGACAAATGAGCACAATGGTTAACAGCTGCATATGATGCATGGGATACTCATGGAAATAAGGGAGACTCCAAAGCATCAGCATATTAAGGCTTTATTGCTTTGTTGCTGGCTTTTGATAGATTGCAGTGATGGATCTGATGTTGTGCAAGGCACTGTTCTCATGATGCACCAACCTTGATTCGCTCTTGATATCCTTGATTTATTGGTACACCTTAGAAATGACCGTTATGATGAGCTTTTGTACatattttttgatgaaaatttttgttggaCCATATGCTGGGGTTTTTGCTTCTCGGAAAGCGTAATGCCCTGCTCTAAAATCTTACGGACTTCACCAGATGACCTATAGATTAATGGACACTGATTAGAACTGTAGAATTTGAGATGATCTCAACGTCTGCATACTGTATAGCTtgattttgcacattttcaagTATGTTTGAGAGCCCTGATGATGATACATCTTGATGGCCCCTGCTGCGTTACAAAACCTCCAGTGCTTTGAAGAAGCCGCTTCAGTGCTATCTACCAAATCTCAGGGTTGTCTGACTGAACCAAGATTGCAACAATTGTACATAAATTTGTCGTGCTAGAAGCAGCCAGATTTGTAATGTTTATTTGTTGCTTTAAACAGTTTCAAGTGAATGTTACATCGTTTTCTGATTGGCTTCGAGTCAGCTTCATCCGAGTGTACAAGGTAGAGGAGAGCTTGTAATAGGGCAGGTTTCGTAATATCTATTTTACGGGAAAAATTTTGTATGTTTGACACCAAGAAGCTATAATTCTTCATATTCTCAATTTATGCTGCTGGTGTTCCAGTGGAAAATTCAACGTTTACAAGAACTCTACTAGCCATTTGCAATTTTCTTCATTacgtaagagagagagagggagatttcaAAAGCTGAAATCTCTGTGATTGGTAATATACGAATCTCCATACAGAGGTTAACATCTCCCCGCTTCACAGTTAAAAGGGGCTTTTTCGAAAGTCGATAAAGATAAAACGCTAACGACCAACATGGAAACTTGTGTTAAATATCCACAAATTGCCAACCGGAGATAATCACATAATTTTTTGCTTAAGCAGCACAAACTTATGTCTATTGCTAAGCAATCTCAGAATCAGTGACATGATCGGATCAGCTTCGCCTGTTTGGCTCATGGCCATGGGCTGCAACTGGCTCTCTGAGTTCGTGATATTTTGTTTGAGCAGCACAAAATTATGTCTATTCCTAAGCAATCTCAGAATCAGAGACATGACCGGATCTTCTTCGCCTGTTTGGGCTCATAACCATCGGCTGCAATTGACTTTCTGAGTTCATCCTCATACTTCGGCCGCATGCTAACTGAGGTGGTCTTTGCGTTCTCGCTTTGTTTTGTTGTCCTATGATAAAAGAAGGGCGGAAGAGAAATAAGTGGGAGCTGAACATGAGCATTCATCGGCAGCTTATTAACATTTAGTGagcttttcataaaaaaatgtaattccTGCAACATCCAAGGGCGGAGAGAAACTTTGACGATGCCAACAGAATGCATATTACTACTGTGTTCCAACCGTTGAGTAAAGGGGGGTTACCTGAGGTTTTGCTGGCTTTTGCATCTCCCGATTTCTTGGTGGATGGTTTCCTGATGTTGTCTGAACTGGAAGGTGAATTAGACAGTGCAACTGGTGTAGAAAAAGGATCCTCTGGTGTGGGAGTGCTGTCGTCCTCGCAGACCGATGCCTCACTTCCGGACTCTGAGTTTTTGTCTTTCAAGTTTATGGTTATCCTTTCCTTCTCTGCAGCTCTGTAAGCAAACATCTGAAAGGGTACATCTGCCACTCGGGTGGTCTCTGAGTGTGCCCATCCAGCTACATTTTTTGAAAGAACTGTTTCAAGTTCACAGTAATCAATTGCTGGTGCAATTGGCTCAGGTTGACTATGATCAGGATTCAGTGCCAGAAAACGAGAGATAAACCGCAGGGTCTTGCAGATGGATGAGAAACTTGGACGCTGACTGGGTTCTGCTTGCCAACATTTTTTAGTTAAACTTGTCAAGTACTTAGGTGATGGAAATGGAAACAGGGGCCTCTCGCCAGCTCTTATATTCCTACTCATTTTGCCTCCTTGTAGATGACCTTCTTCAAAGGGAACTTTACCAGTTAAAAGCTCAAAAGAGATCATGGCGAAGCTATACACATCTGCCTTCTCTGTGTACCTTGCGTTCGTTGTGCTTCCCTGGTCTTGCTCTGCAAGAACCTCTGGAGCGTACCAAATAAATGAATCAGGGGATGCTTGAGTCGTCGGACTGCGCGGGCCAAATTTCTTGACGGTTGGTAGGCCAAAACCGGATACTTTTACATGCACATAGCCTTCCAGAGAGGAGCCTCTCATCTTCACAAGTATGTTTGATGGGTTCAGATCACCATGGTATATCTTCTGAGAGTGCAGATACTGCATTCCTCTTGCTATTTGAAGCATGATGTCGACAGCTActgggagagagaaaggcacCCGTCTCCTCGGACTGCATACTTCTTTGATATGGCTGCCAAGATCCTTGTTCATGAGCTCCATGACTAGAAGGcattccttcttttcttcatcaGTAAATGCACAAAGGAAATTCATAATGTTTGGGTGCATTAGTGCAGACAGCTGACTGATCTCTGGAATCAATGACTCAACCTCTCCGAAGAAATGTCTGACGACCAGGCTTTCTCCCATCCACTGGACTTCCTTATACTGACTGCCATTTCCCAATCTTCTTCTAACCTGATAATCCTTAGAACCGACCAGTATCGATGAAGGGAACATCTTCCCTTTGGACGGTTCTAGACCCTCATAGTTATTCAGCAGAATGTCCAGGATTCTGCCTTCCTGTTTCATTCCAGCGCCTGCCAGCTTTCTCTTTTCGTCGATAGCATCCAATAACATCCTTCTATCTGAATTCCAagctgcttctattttcttcagTGTATCATTTGTCACCAAGTACTGTTTGCCAAATTTCCAGTGAAAAAGCTTCCTGTCCAGCCATTCCTTCTCATATTTCTTGGAGATGAGAATCCTCTTCTTCTGAATCTCACACTGATCACAACCCGCAACCTCGCTTGCAACTTCTAACGCTTCCATGGCAATACAAAAGCACATGAAGAAGTTATGGATGTGGAATTCAACGCAGTCGTTGTTCTGTGCAAGGCAAATTGCCTTGACTAACCATTCTTTTGGCTCCAAGCACTGCCTTATGTATGCTTCCCCCTCTTTCACAGTTCTGTGAAGTTCCCTCAATGGCTGATCCAAAACCTTCCATTTCGTTAACCTCTCTTCGAATTTCAGATTCTGCGCCATCTCATCGGCAATCACGTCGAACCCAAGATTGTAAATCTCAACCAACACCGTGCATTGGTTTCGATTGATCTTAATTTCTTCCTTGAAAACCATGAGAGCCTTCAGGCTCCCCAGAACCTCTCCAATCTGCCGAAGTCTCTCCATCGTAATGGTCTCCTCCCCACCTGGAGAAACCGTTGGTTGAATTGATAATCACGAAATCTTCCAATCACACTTCTCTTACCAACAAAAggatcaaaacaaaaaaaatcttacaaATAGCctgagagggagggagggggggggggggtggtgagATGACCAGAGCGCCTCAGAAACCTCAGGCTTCAAGGTTGGACTCTAAAAGGAAGTGCTTCTCGAaagcaaaaaatcaagaaacagaAACTCTCCCAAGGACTTGAATGAGATGAAATCAATCTGGTAGATTTTGACcataacaagagagagagagagagaagttctTGGGCTCTGGTTGTAGGAAGAGGAAGGATCGTTGGTCATCACTTTAGAGAGGGAGATGGTGGCGACCCAACACTTGTCGCCACGTCTAAATTAGAGGCTTACAGGTAggagcgagagggagagagagagggaaattgCGGTTGGAGAGTTTCGGTTGTTCCAGTTGCGTGCGTTGGTGCTAATTTTTCAAATTGCCGTGTCGACGTAACGGTCAGCTTAACCGCCGCCCTCTTCGTGCGTACACGGCAAAGGGAACAAAGAGGCCCCCTCTTCTTTTTGACGATTTTTTCCCGTTTCTTAATTTACAAAACTTTACCCATTCTTCAAACCTATTTACGAGCAACCGATCacttatttgaaaatttacaagtgGTACCTTAGAAAACAAAACTATTCTCAAACAACCGACCAAACAAACTTTCTAGGCTTAAATAAGGGCGGAGACGGCGACCTCTCCTGAGGGTTTTCGAAAAAACTGAGCAGTAACTATAATTTAGCCcgtttaaatattttaaaaaatataatgacctcttgtgaaaacatttcaaaaaacCTTTAAAGGTTTTGAACAAAATCTCCGGACCCCCTCATATTAACCGGATGGCTTTTACAGGTTGGTAGTTGTAATTCAAATACATAATTTAGCAAAATATCAAACGCATCAAAATATAACAATTTGtaatgcatcaaattttgattacattaaaaaaaaaatcataagttCATTCCCAAGAATGTGGATTTAAATGAGAAATGTTGAATATACTTAGCTAGCGAACTTAATGAAATAATTCTTTAGCTTGGATGTAAAGGCACAACTGTTGGCCGTTTTGGGTGTTAGGTTGTGTGCTGTGTGTCAACAAGAGGGCAATCCTTTTCACTCTCTTTCACCATAGAGCCGATAACAAATGACATTCTTTCATCAAAGTTAGGGGCACCCGTAAATAGAACAAGAAAGGGTGcttatttgtaaattttgttttgttcctttctttcttggACAATTTTCATAAATGCACTGAATGAATTAACAAAAAACTCCAAACCGCACTCAAGCTTTTAATATTGTTAGAAACACCATAAGTTCTGCAccctcattaaaaaaaaaaaaaatcctcgaGTAGCCCTAGGttacaaaatgacaaaaataccctcaGTAAGGTCAATAGTAGTGCTAATTCATGATTAACTATATCCAAACTAATTTACTTTACTTTTATTAATATCTAATATAATGTGTTAATTGTCTTTCACAAATGTTGAAAAGTTATACAAGGGAACCTAAATATTGACGAAGGTgtatttttcatgttatttttagaGGATAAAGTAGTCATTTTACGCTGACTGAGCAATTAATTTGCCAGAAATGAGctcatggattttttttttttggttgaccAAAAAAGTTGAGAGTGTTTTCATAATacaaaaaatcagttttttaataATCAGCAAATCGTTTGGTGTGTTTCTGAaaattgttatttatttttcttcttttaaccAAATGCGTCAGCCTTTGGTCTTCAGATTCTTTGCTGGTTTGACTGGAGATTTCCCCTTAACACACTCCACCAAATTTCCAACCTTGCCACTCCTTCAttactttttcctattttcagaCATCTTCCCTAAACTTTTCCATATATTAGTGCAAGACAGCCATGAATTTCATTCCGGGAAGCTATTTCTTAATTGGAACagtaaatcatttttttttaacctttaaaaaaaatctaggcGAAGTTATTTGTAATTTGTAAGAAATTATTCCTGACTACTGGtcttttttttgtgtaattgtaatcaaattaaaaaaaaaaaacagacttTTCTGCTAAAACTTTATTCGTTTGTTTATTTATCTATCTAATTTTGTTGACATAATAATAAAAGCTCGGGGGTCATATTCTTATCTCGGATCTGAGCTGATCATACCATCCTCAGATTTTGAAATCTTTATAAAATAgtttaaaaagcaaaacatgGATCTACTTAGTTTAAAAAGGataat
Coding sequences:
- the LOC116254988 gene encoding LOW QUALITY PROTEIN: protein SUPPRESSOR OF PHYA-105 1-like (The sequence of the model RefSeq protein was modified relative to this genomic sequence to represent the inferred CDS: inserted 1 base in 1 codon), whose protein sequence is MEGMDEGPQSETVKQTTGCPPTKVTDTDNVLQLDRCNALESQAQFASSEHEWPEELSSFRSLLAHNAISLYPGSPVVFGEILEAKRQILDSSKGGSLSHSWSNSGHDCPMNNTDLMVEELTFNNYKGRPNVSSADGCSNAAPVEICEVGQAQGRRVHGQNPHQIVDQGSGSAHSQVTCKEQATVDFSAKMPSAGTHGDTDKEKFRNVRLHRTWDQTPVSILRPCQERSIVVGNLESSDRHHQLSAPSTTEVQGGGIRTRVISSSGFSEFFARSTFKGKGIAVRDVEPLKESDAVAKPINFGKGVSDANICSDASEGSVACAGTSSSQTGCGISFGSFEDAVNVREWLQPGSHKLNKSERLIVFKQIVELVNLAHSQGVFIKDLWPSSFVISSQNQVNYVGSSSFHMPLGSSGGTSAFMHSSVGGHLKRKRQHMSIPFDNSTGTGMKHDYWSLGGFHSHLSPLSKPQRFSSGLRLSNQHPLSPSTYDLRPEPVADVAANTNLLPHSRGKLRVHQSEYEDRNTSKRYIGSDLPNQPQKHFVLNVKQLEEMWYTSPEGINGKACSLPSNIYSLGVLLFELFCCSKSWEMHEASMSDLRHRILPPNFLAENPKEAGFCLWLLHPEPLSRPKAREVLQSGLIFESPEISGENNSSLSLDEEDVESELLLHFLXTLKEQKHTLSCKLVEDIGSLEADILEVERRQALLQGNSFLPKSHKEDKAGDDLRTQIQDITENLGSTCQNKESLATNVGGSSWSPISCSNEARILKNISQLEDAYFSMRSKLKLAESENVTRTDRDVLRNQDRCSSPSADSAEGSKDSEIEDTRGAFFDGFCRYARYSKFVVRGVLRNGDLLNSANVICSLSFDRDEEYFAAAGVSKKVKIFEFQSLMNGMVDIHYPVIEMSSRSKLSCVCWNSYIKNYLASTDYDGVVQLWDANSGQGFMNYGEHQKRAWSVDFSVTDPTKLASGSDDCSVKLWSIKEKNSIGTIRNHANVCCVQFSPYSTHLLSFGSADYKVFCYDLRNTRVPWCTLAGHEKAVSYVKFLDASTVISASTDNKLKIWDLNRTNYSGLSSSACSLTLKGHTNEKNFVGLSVSDGYIACGSETNEVYAYHRSLPMPITSHKFGALDPVSGQEIGDDNGLFVSSVCWRAKSNMVVAANSNGNIKLLELV
- the LOC116266727 gene encoding uncharacterized protein LOC116266727, producing MERLRQIGEVLGSLKALMVFKEEIKINRNQCTVLVEIYNLGFDVIADEMAQNLKFEERLTKWKVLDQPLRELHRTVKEGEAYIRQCLEPKEWLVKAICLAQNNDCVEFHIHNFFMCFCIAMEALEVASEVAGCDQCEIQKKRILISKKYEKEWLDRKLFHWKFGKQYLVTNDTLKKIEAAWNSDRRMLLDAIDEKRKLAGAGMKQEGRILDILLNNYEGLEPSKGKMFPSSILVGSKDYQVRRRLGNGSQYKEVQWMGESLVVRHFFGEVESLIPEISQLSALMHPNIMNFLCAFTDEEKKECLLVMELMNKDLGSHIKEVCSPRRRVPFSLPVAVDIMLQIARGMQYLHSQKIYHGDLNPSNILVKMRGSSLEGYVHVKVSGFGLPTVKKFGPRSPTTQASPDSFIWYAPEVLAEQDQGSTTNARYTEKADVYSFAMISFELLTGKVPFEEGHLQGGKMSRNIRAGERPLFPFPSPKYLTSLTKKCWQAEPSQRPSFSSICKTLRFISRFLALNPDHSQPEPIAPAIDYCELETVLSKNVAGWAHSETTRVADVPFQMFAYRAAEKERITINLKDKNSESGSEASVCEDDSTPTPEDPFSTPVALSNSPSSSDNIRKPSTKKSGDAKASKTSGQQNKARTQRPPQLACGRSMRMNSESQLQPMVMSPNRRRRSGHVSDSEIA